One segment of Panicum virgatum strain AP13 chromosome 1K, P.virgatum_v5, whole genome shotgun sequence DNA contains the following:
- the LOC120654376 gene encoding protein STIP1 homolog, translating to MGGNVDMQIKRKEAKLVEKYYHSFQSVEVKQIEEIHGGEDWYKVMLANLKFQGREAVKNKDYLSAEEIYTKAIDLDPDDATLFSNRSLCRLRLGNGKKALTDAAACKSMRPGWSKACYREGAAQMLLKDYEKACGAFLDGLKLEPENAEIESALWEDVESLKISRNNEKE from the exons ATGGGAGGTAATGTGGATATGCAGATTAAGCGAAAAGAAGCAAAACTAGTCGAAAAGTACTACCATAGTTTTCAAAGTGTTGAAGTGAAGCAAATTGAGGAGATACATGGG GGCGAGGATTGGTATAAAGTGATGCTTGCTAATTTAAAGTTTCAAGGACGTGAAGCAGTTAAGAACAAGGATTATCTTTCCGCAGAAGAAATTTACACTAAG GCCATTGATCTTGACCCCGATGATGCAACCTTATTCTCAAATAGGAGCCTTTGCAGGCTTCGCTTGGGTAATGGGAAGAAAGCCTTGACTGATGCTGCAGCTTGCAAGTCTATGCGACCTGGCTGGTCGAAAGCCTGCTACCGTGAAGGAGCTGCCCAAATGTTACTGAAG GATTATGAAAAAGCATGTGGTGCTTTTCTTGATGGCCTAAAACTGGAGCCAGAGAATGCAGAGATAGAATCTGCTTTATG GGAGGATGTTgaatccttgaagatatctcgCAATAACGAGAAAGAATAG